One segment of Thermococcus sp. AM4 DNA contains the following:
- a CDS encoding ribose 1,5-bisphosphate isomerase, giving the protein MAVLREVLEIAEKIRNMEIRGAGKIARSAAYALQIQAEKSQAKTVDEFWEEMKQAAKILYETRPTAVSLPNALRYVMHRGKIAYQSGADLEQLRYVIITAAKEFIHNSEKAVERIGEIGAKRIEDGDVIMTHCHSKAAISVMKTAFEQGKDIKVIVTETRPKWQGKITAKELASYGIPVIYVVDSAARHYMKMTDKVVMGADSITVNGAVINKIGTALIALTAKEHRVWTMIAAETYKFHPETMLGQLVEIEMRDPHEVIPEEELKTWPKNIEVWNPAFDVTPPEYVDVIITERGVIPPSAAIDILKEEFGWALKYREPWED; this is encoded by the coding sequence ATGGCGGTGCTCAGGGAAGTCCTTGAGATAGCGGAGAAGATAAGGAACATGGAGATACGCGGGGCTGGAAAGATAGCTCGCTCGGCCGCCTACGCGCTTCAGATACAGGCTGAAAAAAGCCAGGCCAAGACCGTCGACGAGTTCTGGGAGGAGATGAAGCAGGCCGCGAAGATACTCTACGAGACCAGGCCAACGGCCGTTTCACTCCCCAACGCCCTCCGTTACGTCATGCACCGCGGTAAAATCGCCTATCAGAGCGGTGCGGATTTGGAGCAGCTCAGGTACGTCATAATAACCGCCGCGAAGGAGTTCATCCACAACTCCGAGAAGGCCGTCGAGAGGATAGGCGAGATAGGAGCCAAGAGAATAGAGGACGGCGACGTCATAATGACCCACTGCCACAGCAAAGCGGCAATAAGCGTCATGAAGACGGCCTTTGAGCAGGGTAAGGACATCAAGGTCATCGTGACCGAGACGAGACCCAAGTGGCAGGGCAAGATCACCGCCAAAGAACTGGCCAGCTACGGAATCCCGGTCATCTACGTCGTCGATTCTGCCGCCAGACACTACATGAAGATGACGGACAAGGTCGTCATGGGGGCAGACAGCATAACCGTCAACGGCGCTGTGATAAACAAGATTGGAACTGCCCTGATAGCGCTTACCGCCAAGGAGCACAGGGTCTGGACTATGATTGCCGCTGAAACCTACAAGTTCCACCCCGAGACGATGCTCGGCCAGCTCGTCGAGATCGAGATGCGCGACCCCCACGAGGTAATCCCCGAGGAGGAACTCAAGACCTGGCCGAAGAACATCGAGGTCTGGAATCCGGCCTTCGACGTCACCCCGCCTGAGTACGTGGACGTCATCATCACCGAGCGCGGGGTCATTCCGCCGAGTGCTGCCATAGACATCCTCAAGGAGGAGTTCGGCTGGGCGCTCAAGTACCGCGAGCCCTGGGAGGACTGA
- a CDS encoding 30S ribosomal protein S6e, producing the protein MATFKVVISNPKNGIARQIEISGDAAEKLIGKRIGDEIPVKELGINLSEIFGQEIPEDAKLKIKGGTDKDGFPMRPDVHGPRRVRILLSKGPGFRPKEKGERRKKTVRGNTISPEIVQINAVLVF; encoded by the coding sequence ATGGCTACGTTTAAGGTCGTTATATCCAACCCGAAGAACGGCATAGCCAGGCAGATAGAGATAAGCGGCGATGCCGCGGAGAAGCTCATAGGCAAGCGCATCGGCGATGAGATCCCGGTTAAGGAGCTCGGCATAAACCTCTCGGAGATCTTCGGCCAGGAGATCCCGGAGGATGCAAAGCTCAAGATAAAGGGAGGCACCGACAAGGACGGCTTCCCAATGAGGCCCGACGTTCACGGCCCGAGGAGGGTCAGGATACTCCTCTCCAAGGGGCCGGGCTTCAGGCCGAAGGAGAAGGGAGAGAGGAGAAAGAAAACCGTCAGGGGCAACACCATAAGCCCCGAGATCGTCCAGATAAACGCGGTCCTCGTCTTCTGA
- a CDS encoding alanyl-tRNA editing protein, producing the protein MTRKLYYEDAYLKEAKAKVLEVKGDALLLDQTIFYPTGGGQPHDRGTINGIEVLDVYKDDEGNVWHVVAEPEKFKPGDEVELKIDWDYRYKLMRIHSAMHLLEHVLNLVLPGKWELYGSGMSVEKGRYDILYPENVNQWKEQIIETFNRLVDEGGEMKIWWEGEKRLTQIRDFEVIPCGGTHVRDIKEIGHLKKFKRSSLGKGKQRLEIWLED; encoded by the coding sequence ATGACCCGCAAGCTATACTACGAGGACGCCTACCTCAAGGAGGCCAAGGCGAAGGTTCTCGAGGTGAAAGGCGACGCCCTGCTCCTCGACCAGACGATCTTCTACCCGACGGGCGGCGGCCAGCCCCACGACAGGGGAACGATAAACGGAATCGAGGTTCTGGACGTCTACAAAGACGATGAAGGCAACGTCTGGCACGTCGTTGCCGAGCCGGAGAAGTTCAAGCCCGGCGACGAGGTTGAGCTCAAGATAGACTGGGACTACAGGTACAAACTCATGAGAATTCACAGCGCCATGCACCTGCTCGAGCACGTCCTCAACCTCGTCCTGCCCGGAAAGTGGGAGCTCTACGGGAGCGGAATGAGCGTCGAAAAGGGCCGCTACGACATCCTCTATCCTGAAAACGTCAACCAGTGGAAAGAGCAGATCATCGAGACCTTCAACAGGCTTGTCGATGAGGGCGGTGAGATGAAGATATGGTGGGAAGGGGAGAAGAGACTCACCCAGATTAGGGACTTCGAGGTGATCCCCTGCGGCGGAACCCACGTGAGGGACATAAAGGAGATCGGTCACCTGAAGAAGTTCAAGCGCTCCAGCCTCGGAAAAGGAAAGCAGAGGCTGGAAATATGGCTTGAGGATTGA
- a CDS encoding CGP-CTERM sorting domain-containing protein: MRRAVALALLLLLSSALVPVSASNWKFDPSLVHFYMYGMKTCPHCRHMRELIPLTYGADKFTYYELVGNKHNDEVMNNISRLIGVTGVPVIGIVYNGSLVAVIEGEYNVSVTPQIVRDAIKHNGTLLLLASGNYILPHNDTKAMKIVEKLQYLFTKAGEPEETPTTTSKENKKVCGPALIIAIAMVPLFLRRRR; this comes from the coding sequence ATGAGAAGAGCTGTTGCACTGGCCCTGCTGTTGCTGCTCTCATCGGCTCTGGTCCCGGTTAGCGCCTCAAACTGGAAGTTCGACCCTTCCCTGGTGCACTTCTACATGTACGGGATGAAAACCTGCCCCCACTGCAGGCACATGAGGGAGCTCATCCCGCTGACCTACGGTGCGGACAAGTTCACCTACTACGAGCTTGTCGGGAACAAGCACAACGACGAGGTCATGAACAACATCTCCCGCCTGATCGGCGTGACCGGCGTTCCGGTTATAGGCATAGTGTACAACGGTTCTCTCGTGGCTGTAATAGAGGGTGAGTACAACGTTTCGGTGACACCCCAGATCGTGAGGGATGCGATAAAACACAACGGCACTCTTCTCCTGCTGGCCTCTGGCAACTACATCCTGCCCCACAACGACACGAAGGCGATGAAAATCGTTGAGAAGCTCCAGTACCTCTTCACAAAGGCCGGTGAGCCCGAGGAAACGCCCACAACGACCAGCAAAGAGAACAAGAAGGTCTGCGGTCCTGCACTAATCATCGCGATTGCGATGGTTCCCCTGTTCCTCAGGAGGAGGCGCTGA
- a CDS encoding sugar phosphate isomerase/epimerase: MEIGVTVYPRFVTKDKSLASVLADVKIKSYDFVSIFPHTLGLIVNGQVVEKKLKNIESTLKGVGIDYIVRMPTSMNLRDHIYHSRHFRVAKAIADVAIKLGAKVIVMQSGKTGRLDLEIEAIQQLADMVKPFGIKIALENTYSVKDTLYVVDNVNRDNVGFALDVAHAFLSAQGDENKLLEDVKLGTDKTIILMIHDNFGKLFPQVEPEDALAYGVGDLHLLPGEGKIPFGKVLKLFGDVPILLKVKDPDKFAKIPTKKGLIELLTSL, encoded by the coding sequence ATGGAGATAGGTGTAACCGTTTACCCGCGCTTCGTCACCAAGGACAAGAGCCTTGCCTCGGTGCTCGCGGACGTGAAGATAAAGTCGTACGACTTCGTTTCGATCTTCCCTCACACGCTGGGCCTCATAGTGAACGGCCAGGTCGTGGAGAAGAAGCTCAAGAACATTGAGAGCACCCTGAAGGGCGTTGGGATAGACTACATCGTCAGGATGCCAACCTCGATGAACCTGAGGGATCACATCTACCACAGCAGGCACTTCAGAGTTGCCAAGGCCATCGCAGACGTCGCCATAAAGTTAGGAGCCAAGGTCATAGTTATGCAGAGCGGCAAAACTGGCAGGTTGGACCTCGAAATAGAGGCGATCCAGCAGCTGGCGGATATGGTGAAGCCCTTCGGAATAAAGATAGCCCTTGAGAACACATACAGCGTCAAGGACACGCTCTACGTGGTTGACAACGTGAACAGGGACAACGTTGGCTTCGCCCTCGACGTCGCCCACGCGTTCCTGAGCGCACAGGGGGACGAGAACAAACTTCTGGAGGACGTTAAGCTCGGAACCGACAAGACGATCATCCTGATGATCCACGACAACTTCGGAAAGCTCTTCCCTCAGGTCGAGCCTGAAGACGCCCTGGCTTATGGTGTTGGAGACCTCCACCTCCTGCCCGGGGAAGGAAAGATCCCCTTCGGAAAGGTTCTGAAGCTCTTCGGCGACGTTCCGATCCTCCTCAAGGTCAAAGATCCCGACAAGTTCGCGAAGATACCGACGAAAAAAGGATTGATAGAGCTGCTGACCTCTCTCTGA
- the ftsY gene encoding signal recognition particle-docking protein FtsY — MFGKLREKLKGFVKRVEENVEEEEKKVEKAEPEKKPGLFERLLQVEIKEKDVERALDDLEIELLEADVALEVVDELRESIKRKLVGRKVKIGTDKAKIIEDAVKEAVLEVLTPPRKINLLEEIRAKKEKPYVIVFVGFNGSGKTTTIAKLAHWLKKNGLSVVIAASDTFRAGAIEQVEEHAKRVGVKVIKHSYGADPAAVAYDAIQHAKARGIDVVLVDTAGRNELNRNLMDEMKKIVRVTKPDLVIFVGDSLAGNSIIDQARQFNEAVRIDGVILTKLDADSRGGAALSISHAIGAPILFVGVGQGYDDLKPFDEKWFVNLIFGEEN, encoded by the coding sequence ATGTTCGGAAAGCTCAGGGAGAAACTCAAGGGCTTCGTCAAGAGGGTCGAGGAGAACGTCGAGGAGGAAGAGAAGAAGGTTGAAAAGGCAGAGCCCGAGAAGAAGCCCGGCCTCTTTGAGAGGCTCCTCCAGGTCGAGATCAAGGAGAAGGACGTTGAGCGGGCCCTTGACGACCTTGAGATCGAGCTCCTTGAGGCGGACGTTGCCCTGGAGGTCGTGGACGAGCTCAGGGAGAGCATAAAACGGAAGCTCGTCGGGAGAAAGGTCAAGATCGGCACGGACAAGGCAAAGATAATTGAGGATGCCGTTAAGGAGGCCGTTCTGGAGGTTCTGACTCCTCCAAGAAAGATAAACCTTCTGGAGGAGATAAGGGCCAAGAAGGAGAAGCCCTACGTCATAGTCTTCGTTGGCTTCAACGGAAGCGGGAAGACGACGACCATAGCCAAGCTCGCCCACTGGCTCAAGAAGAACGGCCTGAGCGTGGTCATAGCAGCCAGCGACACCTTCAGGGCCGGGGCAATAGAGCAGGTTGAAGAGCACGCGAAGCGCGTCGGCGTTAAGGTGATAAAGCACTCCTACGGCGCCGATCCTGCCGCTGTGGCTTATGACGCCATACAGCACGCCAAGGCGAGGGGGATCGATGTTGTCCTCGTAGATACCGCCGGAAGGAACGAGCTCAACAGGAACCTCATGGACGAAATGAAGAAGATAGTCCGCGTCACCAAGCCCGATCTGGTGATCTTCGTGGGCGACTCATTGGCTGGAAACTCCATAATCGACCAGGCCAGGCAGTTCAACGAGGCGGTCAGGATAGACGGCGTGATCCTCACCAAACTCGACGCTGACTCGAGGGGTGGGGCAGCTTTGAGCATAAGCCACGCCATAGGCGCGCCCATACTCTTCGTTGGCGTCGGGCAGGGCTACGACGATCTAAAGCCCTTCGACGAGAAGTGGTTCGTGAACCTGATCTTCGGGGAAGAAAATTGA
- a CDS encoding BMP family ABC transporter substrate-binding protein, whose product MKWKSVFALLVVGLVALSVAASGCISGGGEKTGINILYTYTGSFGDPAKGKQAAQAQLQQGAWVIYQVAGGTGLGVFEAVGDYLKANNKKMGPPFAIGVDSAQDWIKPGVIIASMMKRVDVGVYNAVKQAEENKFKGGVVELGLKEGGVKLSTIDDVKAMFDSLPADVREKKLKDLGFKNESELIQFLEQTRKQVPDWIWQAVDDLQKQIINGQIVVPKATSKDQIEELRKLSDWKKMEDYAKQWAANEPKPETYSNETLNERQNTGKIAIVYDVGGRGDLSFNDMAYMGAERAAKELGLQLDELQSNSENDYLPNLRSLAKSGEYDIIIAVGFMMTKAVKQVAKEYPKQRFVIIDGYDPEMPHNVQMVLFKENEGSALAGALAALITLNDNKNTIGIVLGMEIPVLYKFEGGYRFGAYWALDYYKNHKQ is encoded by the coding sequence ATGAAATGGAAAAGCGTGTTCGCACTTTTGGTTGTCGGGCTCGTTGCCCTTAGCGTAGCGGCCAGCGGCTGCATTAGTGGTGGAGGAGAGAAGACTGGGATAAACATTCTCTACACCTACACGGGATCCTTCGGTGACCCGGCCAAAGGAAAGCAGGCGGCTCAGGCCCAGCTCCAGCAGGGTGCGTGGGTTATCTACCAGGTCGCTGGAGGAACCGGTCTCGGTGTCTTCGAGGCCGTTGGCGACTACCTCAAGGCCAACAACAAGAAGATGGGTCCTCCGTTCGCGATAGGAGTTGACTCCGCTCAGGACTGGATTAAGCCCGGCGTTATAATCGCCAGCATGATGAAGCGCGTTGACGTTGGTGTTTACAACGCCGTCAAGCAGGCCGAGGAGAACAAGTTCAAGGGCGGCGTAGTTGAGCTCGGCCTCAAGGAGGGCGGCGTTAAGCTCTCCACCATAGACGACGTTAAGGCCATGTTCGACTCCCTCCCTGCCGACGTCAGGGAGAAGAAGCTCAAGGACCTTGGGTTTAAGAACGAGAGTGAGCTCATCCAGTTCCTCGAGCAGACCAGGAAGCAGGTTCCCGACTGGATATGGCAGGCCGTTGACGACCTCCAGAAGCAGATAATCAACGGACAGATCGTCGTTCCGAAGGCGACCTCCAAGGACCAGATCGAGGAGCTGAGGAAGCTCAGCGACTGGAAGAAGATGGAGGACTACGCCAAGCAGTGGGCGGCCAACGAGCCCAAGCCCGAGACCTACTCCAACGAGACCCTCAACGAGAGGCAGAACACCGGAAAGATAGCCATCGTTTACGACGTCGGCGGCAGGGGTGACCTCAGCTTCAACGACATGGCCTACATGGGTGCCGAAAGGGCAGCTAAAGAGCTCGGCCTCCAGCTCGATGAGCTCCAGAGCAACAGCGAGAACGACTACCTGCCGAACCTCAGGAGCCTCGCCAAGAGCGGTGAGTACGACATCATCATCGCCGTCGGCTTCATGATGACCAAGGCCGTCAAGCAGGTCGCCAAGGAGTACCCGAAGCAGAGGTTCGTCATCATCGACGGTTACGACCCGGAGATGCCCCACAACGTCCAGATGGTCCTCTTCAAGGAGAACGAGGGTTCGGCCCTTGCCGGTGCCCTGGCGGCTTTGATAACGCTTAACGACAACAAGAACACCATCGGAATCGTCCTCGGTATGGAGATTCCGGTTCTCTACAAGTTCGAGGGCGGCTACCGCTTTGGCGCCTACTGGGCCCTTGACTACTACAAGAACCACAAGCAGTGA
- a CDS encoding ABC transporter ATP-binding protein: MEERTPVLEMRDIVKIYPDGTKALKGVTIKVYEGEILGLLGENGAGKTTLMKILFGMLKPTKGKIFLRGKEVRFKSPADAIANGIGMVHQHFTLVEVFNALENIILGMEGHGLLSKIDVENARKKLQKLMDELNFQVPLDVPVENLPVGVQQRIEILKMLYRDVDILILDEPTAVLTPIEVKELFAVLRKLKAQGKTIIFISHKLNEVMEITDRVTVIRKGEVIGTVKTSEATPQLLARMMVGRDVVLRIEKPPKEPGEVIFRVEDLWVKGDRGEEAVRGLTFEVRAGEIFGIAGVEGNGQSELIEAIAGLRKIEKGKVYLKGVDVTGKRPRDLYDMGVAHIPEDRTHMGLILEMTVMENSILGMHWREEFSRGPLIDWNKVEEHAKRLIDEFEISAPGTKAPVKSLSGGNQQKLIVAREVSKKPEFIIAAQPTRGVDVASTEYIRNYLVKLRNEDKAVLLVSADLDEVLQLSDRMAIMYEGQFMGIVRPDEVTEEQIGLMMGGVKGEPQG, translated from the coding sequence ATGGAAGAGCGAACTCCAGTGCTCGAGATGAGGGACATCGTGAAGATCTATCCCGACGGCACAAAGGCCCTCAAGGGGGTTACGATCAAGGTTTACGAGGGCGAGATCCTCGGTCTTCTCGGCGAAAACGGTGCCGGAAAGACAACGCTCATGAAGATCCTCTTTGGAATGCTCAAGCCCACGAAGGGCAAGATCTTCCTCAGGGGTAAAGAGGTCCGCTTCAAAAGCCCCGCAGACGCGATAGCGAACGGGATAGGAATGGTTCACCAGCACTTCACGCTCGTCGAGGTCTTCAACGCACTGGAGAACATAATCCTCGGAATGGAGGGACACGGCCTTCTCTCGAAGATCGACGTCGAGAACGCGAGGAAGAAGCTTCAGAAGCTCATGGACGAGCTCAACTTCCAGGTTCCCCTCGACGTTCCAGTCGAGAACCTCCCCGTCGGCGTTCAGCAGAGGATAGAGATCCTCAAGATGCTCTACCGCGACGTTGACATACTCATCCTCGACGAGCCGACGGCTGTCCTCACGCCGATAGAGGTCAAGGAGCTCTTCGCGGTTCTCAGGAAGCTAAAAGCCCAGGGGAAGACGATAATCTTCATCAGCCACAAGCTCAACGAGGTAATGGAGATAACCGACCGCGTCACGGTCATAAGGAAGGGAGAGGTTATAGGAACCGTCAAAACGAGTGAGGCAACGCCCCAGCTCCTCGCGAGGATGATGGTGGGAAGAGACGTCGTGCTGAGGATCGAGAAGCCCCCCAAGGAGCCCGGTGAGGTGATCTTCCGCGTTGAGGATCTGTGGGTGAAGGGAGACAGGGGAGAGGAAGCCGTTCGCGGCCTGACCTTCGAGGTTCGCGCCGGGGAGATATTCGGAATAGCTGGAGTTGAAGGCAACGGTCAGAGCGAGCTCATAGAGGCCATAGCAGGCCTGAGAAAGATCGAAAAGGGCAAAGTTTACCTCAAGGGCGTTGACGTTACAGGAAAGAGGCCGAGGGATCTCTACGATATGGGAGTGGCGCACATCCCCGAGGACAGGACGCACATGGGCCTAATCCTTGAGATGACGGTGATGGAGAACTCAATCCTGGGAATGCACTGGAGGGAGGAGTTCTCCAGGGGACCGCTCATCGACTGGAATAAAGTTGAGGAGCACGCGAAGAGGCTCATAGACGAGTTCGAGATAAGCGCCCCCGGAACCAAGGCCCCGGTGAAGAGCCTGAGCGGTGGAAACCAGCAGAAGCTCATCGTTGCCAGGGAAGTCAGCAAAAAGCCGGAGTTCATCATAGCGGCCCAGCCGACGCGCGGCGTTGACGTGGCTTCGACAGAATACATCAGGAACTACCTCGTCAAGCTGAGGAACGAGGACAAAGCAGTTTTACTCGTCTCGGCCGATCTGGACGAGGTTCTCCAGCTCAGCGACAGGATGGCGATAATGTACGAGGGCCAGTTCATGGGAATAGTCAGGCCCGACGAGGTTACCGAGGAGCAGATAGGACTAATGATGGGAGGTGTTAAGGGTGAACCTCAAGGATGA
- a CDS encoding ABC transporter permease yields the protein MNLKDELRGYVKPVAESVLAILIGAFIGALVLWFSGYSPFEAYYWLIRGSLTSVDGIAETLAKSAPLILTAITFAIGARTGLFNIGAEGTVYFGAMAAIIVTQYLQNPIAGLLAGLLIGALWALPAAVLKVYRGVHEVISTIMFNWIAFFIVSWLAVSVYYNPKDPNSTLPIPPSARLPLLVKNTSLSWAFIIAILAAVIIFIVMWHTKLGYELRTSGQNPRAAEYGGINPRRSAIWSFVIGGMTAGLAGAGIVMGTPPSYAITQGLANVYGYGFDGIGVALVGRNHPLGIIFSGILFGALSAGATAMQQHAHVPLEMIKVIEGIIIIAVAVPGLIDLFARLFRRGGA from the coding sequence GTGAACCTCAAGGATGAGCTCAGGGGCTACGTCAAGCCCGTCGCCGAGAGCGTTTTGGCGATACTCATTGGAGCCTTCATAGGTGCCCTCGTCCTCTGGTTCAGCGGATACAGCCCGTTTGAGGCCTACTACTGGCTGATAAGGGGCTCCCTCACGTCTGTTGATGGCATCGCCGAAACCCTCGCAAAGTCCGCGCCGCTGATCCTAACTGCCATAACCTTCGCTATAGGCGCAAGGACCGGACTCTTCAACATCGGTGCCGAGGGGACAGTTTACTTCGGAGCGATGGCGGCGATAATAGTGACCCAGTACCTCCAGAACCCGATAGCGGGCCTTCTCGCCGGCCTTCTCATTGGAGCCCTGTGGGCCCTTCCCGCGGCGGTTCTCAAGGTTTACAGGGGAGTGCACGAGGTCATATCGACGATAATGTTCAACTGGATAGCCTTCTTCATCGTCAGCTGGCTCGCGGTCAGCGTCTACTACAACCCCAAGGATCCGAACAGCACGCTGCCGATTCCCCCATCGGCGAGGCTTCCGCTCCTCGTGAAGAACACCAGCCTCTCCTGGGCCTTCATAATAGCGATCCTCGCGGCCGTTATAATCTTCATCGTGATGTGGCACACCAAGCTGGGCTACGAGCTCAGAACCAGCGGACAGAACCCGAGGGCGGCCGAGTACGGCGGAATCAACCCGAGGCGCTCGGCCATCTGGTCCTTCGTCATCGGCGGAATGACCGCCGGACTGGCCGGGGCCGGAATAGTCATGGGAACGCCCCCGAGCTACGCAATAACCCAGGGACTGGCCAACGTTTACGGCTACGGCTTCGACGGAATAGGCGTCGCCCTCGTCGGCAGGAACCACCCGCTCGGCATAATCTTCTCGGGAATCCTCTTCGGAGCCCTGAGCGCAGGAGCGACCGCGATGCAGCAGCACGCCCACGTTCCGCTGGAGATGATCAAGGTCATCGAGGGAATAATCATCATCGCCGTCGCCGTTCCCGGGTTAATCGACCTCTTCGCCAGGCTCTTCAGGAGGGGTGGGGCATGA
- a CDS encoding ABC transporter permease: MNESMIISLLLGSLAAMVPIALTSIGAVISERAGVVNIGYEGILMFSAFFGAMFAELAGNGWVGLLGGALVGLLFGALHGFLTVYLKGDHVIPGIGLNLLGYGAVAFGIRAYWGTAGQHQVPNNAQISPLWMDAFGNALSPMVPITIAIAVIAWWVLFKTPFGLRIRAVGENPEAADALGINVELYRFTAVLIASALAGVAGAYLSVDWLGTVTKQIAAGRGFIALANMVFSGWNPLIALGGAFLFGFFDNLAIYIQNNPWLAGTIPWQFIATLPYVVTLIVVAGIIGRARPPKWDGRPYKRE; this comes from the coding sequence ATGAACGAGTCGATGATAATAAGCCTCCTCCTCGGCTCACTGGCGGCGATGGTGCCGATAGCGCTGACCAGCATAGGCGCTGTGATAAGCGAGAGGGCCGGTGTCGTGAACATCGGTTACGAGGGAATCCTGATGTTCTCGGCGTTCTTCGGAGCGATGTTCGCCGAACTCGCCGGAAACGGCTGGGTCGGCCTTCTCGGCGGGGCCCTCGTCGGACTGCTCTTCGGAGCTCTCCACGGATTCCTGACAGTGTACCTCAAGGGAGACCACGTCATTCCGGGCATTGGCCTCAACCTCCTCGGCTACGGTGCGGTGGCTTTTGGCATTCGCGCCTACTGGGGAACCGCCGGCCAGCACCAGGTTCCCAACAACGCCCAGATAAGCCCCCTGTGGATGGACGCCTTCGGAAACGCGCTGAGTCCGATGGTGCCGATAACGATAGCGATAGCCGTAATAGCCTGGTGGGTGCTCTTCAAAACGCCCTTTGGACTGAGAATCCGCGCCGTCGGTGAGAATCCAGAGGCGGCCGATGCCCTCGGAATAAACGTCGAGCTCTACCGCTTCACGGCGGTGCTCATAGCCAGCGCATTAGCGGGTGTCGCCGGTGCCTACCTCAGCGTCGACTGGCTCGGAACCGTTACGAAGCAGATTGCCGCGGGAAGGGGTTTCATAGCGCTGGCGAACATGGTCTTCAGCGGCTGGAACCCGCTGATAGCCCTCGGCGGTGCGTTCCTCTTCGGGTTCTTCGACAACCTGGCGATCTACATCCAGAACAACCCCTGGCTGGCGGGAACGATACCCTGGCAGTTCATAGCGACGCTGCCCTACGTGGTTACCCTGATAGTCGTCGCCGGAATAATAGGAAGGGCCAGACCGCCCAAGTGGGACGGCAGGCCCTACAAGCGCGAGTGA
- a CDS encoding metal ABC transporter solute-binding protein, Zn/Mn family, which produces MRKGYALLLILLILGLFTPVASAGEKPLVVASIGPITSIVEEAFGNSVEVVTLIPLGADPHEYQLSAEQINLLQRADVIVTTGGHLPVEAKMAQLKEEGVINAEILLIDDFKAKGFHYLPERWYGGKDNPHGTWLDPDNALAIASATESALEKVDPANAETYRRDLDLFRARVTAIKEAFSGFAANRSAVINMPPVQYAVEWLGIKAVASIKPEEEVPAKGVDELVPVAERSDVVVYSLQSPVQLQEAAIELAEKSGKPVAGVVVFWEGKPYTEVLRENAVSVLKALGEKRVEVEKKGNGYSLAYVLSALFAGLSLGTALGYALKG; this is translated from the coding sequence ATGAGGAAAGGCTACGCGCTCCTGCTCATACTCCTTATCCTGGGCCTCTTTACCCCGGTAGCCAGCGCCGGGGAAAAGCCCCTCGTCGTGGCGAGCATAGGGCCGATAACGTCGATAGTTGAGGAAGCGTTCGGGAACTCGGTTGAAGTCGTGACGCTGATTCCCCTCGGTGCGGATCCGCACGAGTACCAGCTCAGCGCCGAGCAGATAAACCTCCTCCAGAGGGCGGACGTTATAGTGACCACCGGCGGCCATCTGCCCGTTGAGGCCAAGATGGCCCAGCTCAAGGAGGAAGGGGTTATTAACGCGGAGATCCTGCTAATCGACGACTTCAAGGCTAAGGGCTTCCACTACCTCCCCGAGCGCTGGTACGGCGGCAAGGACAACCCCCACGGCACGTGGCTCGATCCCGACAACGCCTTGGCGATAGCGTCCGCGACTGAGAGTGCCCTCGAGAAAGTTGATCCTGCCAACGCTGAAACCTACCGGAGGGACCTCGATCTCTTCAGGGCGAGGGTTACCGCCATAAAGGAGGCATTCTCAGGCTTTGCCGCAAACAGGAGCGCGGTTATAAACATGCCCCCCGTTCAGTACGCCGTTGAGTGGCTCGGAATAAAGGCTGTGGCCTCGATAAAGCCCGAGGAGGAAGTGCCTGCCAAAGGTGTGGACGAGCTCGTGCCCGTTGCCGAGAGGTCCGACGTGGTTGTCTACTCCCTCCAGAGCCCTGTTCAGCTCCAGGAGGCCGCGATCGAGCTGGCAGAGAAGAGCGGGAAGCCCGTTGCAGGGGTAGTTGTTTTCTGGGAGGGCAAGCCCTACACTGAAGTCCTCAGGGAGAACGCGGTGAGCGTCCTTAAGGCTCTCGGTGAGAAGAGGGTTGAGGTGGAGAAAAAAGGAAACGGCTACAGCCTCGCCTACGTTCTCTCGGCCCTTTTCGCAGGTCTTTCCCTTGGCACCGCCCTCGGCTACGCGCTGAAGGGCTGA